Proteins from a genomic interval of Crassostrea angulata isolate pt1a10 chromosome 7, ASM2561291v2, whole genome shotgun sequence:
- the LOC128156921 gene encoding galactosylceramide sulfotransferase-like: protein MWSSCKRYFVVLVMIMVLYTFSVILRTSVRPDDGLQGLYKELDFRSSLLERKVSAPKCSKKTNVAFLKVHKAGSTTVMNIFIRFALRNDLNMVLPRRSNGSGFNYLGYGKTIDRKNIIPLPGNETYNILCNHVVYNKEAFDSVMPSDSVYVAIMREPKSHFISAASYYGFIPVLKKVFPELRNASAGILLDRFLREFSRRGDNANRGLAYVNNRQSFDFGIPQTMFRNKLDISSYIQKLDREFPLVMIMEYFDESLVLMKRLLCWDLQEILYVPLNINKGKKKNPVQLPESSEKFLHFFDYADFQMYDHFQKRFKDQVKLQGPDFHDEVNTFKDIKDQVTKFCQSKPLSNRSLTVGPTKWNSKYNLTSEDCKEMMLPELQMMRMLIDSANARYSDWLRVQALNSSPR, encoded by the exons atgtggAGCTCTTGCAAGAG ATATTTTGTGGTATTGGTCATGATAATGGTGCTCTATACATTCTCCGTAATTTTGAGAACGAGTGTGCGTCCCGACGATGGCCTTCAAGGTTTATACAAGGAATTAGACTTTCGGTCATCGCTATTGGAAAGGAAGGTATCCGCCCCTAAATGCAGCAAGAAAACTAACGTGGCCTTTCTCAAGGTTCACAAGGCGGGCAGCACGACTGTCATGAACATCTTTATCCGATTTGCCCTCAGAAATGACCTCAACATGGTGTTACCTCGTCGCAGCAATGGCTCAGGGTTCAACTACCTTGGGTACGGAAAAACAATCGACCGCAAAAATATCATCCCGCTTCCGGGAAACGAAACGTACAACATCCTCTGTAATCACGTGGTGTATAATAAGGAGGCGTTCGATTCTGTCATGCCTAGTGACTCTGTGTATGTGGCTATAATGAGGGAGCCCAAGTCTCACTTTATTTCAGCTGCCTCTTACTACGGGTTTATCCCAGTCCTTAAAAAAGTATTTCCTGAATTAAGAAATGCAAGTGCAGGGATATTATTGGATCGCTTTTTACGTGAGTTTTCCAGAAGAGGGGACAATGCAAATCGCGGCCTGGCGTATGTTAACAACCGCCAGTCGTTTGACTTTGGAATTCCACAAACAATGTTCAGAAATAAACTTGATATCAGCTCGTATATCCAAAAACTAGACAGGGAGTTCCCTCTCGTAATGATAATGGAATATTTTGACGAGTCTCTAGTGTTGATGAAGAGGTTGCTGTGTTGGGATTTACAAGAAATCTTATATGTGCCTCTTAATATTAATAAGGGCAAAAAGAAAAACCCTGTGCAACTACCAGAAAGCTCGGAGAAATTTCTCCACTTTTTTGACTATGCAGACTTTCAGATGTACGATCATTTTCAGAAACGTTTTAAAGATCAAGTGAAATTACAGGGACCCGACTTTCATGACGAAGTAAACACTTTCAAAGACATAAAAGACCAAGTGACAAAATTCTGTCAGAGTAAACCCCTCTCTAACCGCTCTCTAACTGTGGGGCCTACCAAATGGAATTCCAAGTATAACTTGACGTCGGAAGACTGCAAAGAAATGATGTTACCGGAACTACAAATGATGCGCATGCTTATTGACTCGGCTAACGCCCGTTACTCAGACTGGTTAAGAGTTCAAGCGTTGAACAGTTCTCCTCGATAG
- the LOC128156311 gene encoding uncharacterized protein LOC128156311, which produces MGNSRQRSAKEASKKGSPSDGGRLKNGKSSSIKKQGRWVIWEAARQRKVTWNDIWSMEPDRLQFLLRSEYDVLPSPTNLAVWGLSDDPNCKLCGKPTNFEHILSSCSVALSEGRYTWRHDQILSVLADSFEKARKRPPPKDKRLKFINVVRAGEREKSGGTLEGRGLLGTAGDWQMRADLKTRMQFPTKVASTYKRPDEVIWSPSYWS; this is translated from the coding sequence ATGGGGAACAGCAGACAAAGGAGTGCAAAGGAAGCTAGTAAAAAGGGAAGTCCGAGTGATGGAGGAAGACTTAAGAATGGCAAAAGCAGTAGCATTAAGAAACAAGGAAGATGGGTGATTTGGGAAGCAGCAAGGCAGCGGAAAGTGACCTGGAATGACATATGGTCGATGGAGCCAGACAGATTGCAGTTTCTCCTCAGATCAGAATATGACGTGCTACCAAGCCCAACAAATTTGGCAGTATGGGGCTTATCTGATGACCCAAATTGCAAGCTCTGTGGAAAACCAACAAATTTTGAGCATATATTGTCATCATGTTCCGTGGCATTGTCTGAAGGTCGGTATACATGGAGGCATGACCAGATACTTTCGGTACTCGCAGACTCTTTCGAAAAAGCCAGGAAGAGACCACCACCAAAGGACAAGCGGCTCAAGTTCATCAACGTTGTTAGAGCAGGAGAGAGGGAGAAGAGTGGCGGCACTTTGGAGGGTAGAGGACTTCTTGGCACGGCAGGAGACTGGCAAATGCGAGCTGACCTGAAGACCAGAATGCAATTCCCAACGAAGGTAGCATCCACCTACAAGCGACCTGACGAAGTGATCTGGTCTCCGTCATACTGGAGCTGA